The following proteins are encoded in a genomic region of Oncorhynchus masou masou isolate Uvic2021 chromosome 32, UVic_Omas_1.1, whole genome shotgun sequence:
- the LOC135525965 gene encoding transmembrane protein 50A-like — translation MSGFLDSVRCGDCECNVDWGERRNTMASIAAGVLFFTGWWIIIDAAVKYPDEAVFHHAYHTCGVIATVAFLMINAVSNGQVRGDSYSEGCIGQTGARVWLFIGFMLAFGSLIASMWILFGGFVVPKKPVVYPGIAVFFQNAFIFFGGLVFKFGRTEDLWQ, via the exons ATGTCAGGGTTTTTGGACAGTGTCCGGTGCGGAGACTGCGAGTGCAAtgtggactggggagagaggcGAAACACCATGGCATCTATAGCTGCTGGAGTCCTG TTTTTCACTGGTTGGTGGATAATCATTGATGCAGCTGTGAAATATCCAGATGAAGCGGTCTTCCATCATGCCTATCACACATGTGGAGTCATCGCTACTGTGGCTTTTCTCAT GATCAATGCTGTCTCGAATGGCCAGGTGAGAGGGGACAGCTACAGTGAAGGTTGCATTGGGCAGACAG GAGCTCGTGTGTGGCTCTTCATTGGCTTCATGCTGGCGTTCGGCTCTCTCATTGCTTCCATGTGGATCCTGTTTGGAGGCTTCGTAGTGCCCA AGAAACCTGTTGTGTATCCTGGTATTGCGGTTTTCTTCCAAAATGCATTCATTTTCTTTGG GGGCTTGGTGTTTAAGTTTGGACGCACTGAAGACTTGTGGCAGTAA
- the rsrp1 gene encoding arginine/serine-rich protein 1 isoform X2, with protein sequence MHTKKTDRKDSHVQMSQAPLSEGLNLIFDQDAQSSSSCSRYPSRSSHTSSQSSGSRRQLRRNNARRGRHRSSTSSSSSRSSHSSNSSPRTRPRSRSHPRCHRASSSSRCCRQHQQARGHRRHRSPSRSYRAHSRSYSPSSSPDRPNRHSSRSRSASWSRVHRGFVGRYKCRFSGSPNRSHKTNTSRSTSSGRSFVSLRIEKKGGLRTTNATQALGMEQLDLPGSVTPILEEQQLKTGLATPEPEERVRPEPLPQKSLSQCQCKSSSRNGLFCPAMQSLPPTL encoded by the exons ATGCACACCAAGAAGACCGACAGGAAGGATTCACATGTTCAAATGTCCCAGGCCCCTCTGAGTGAAGGGCTAAATTTGATCTTTGATCAGGATGCCCAATCCAGCTCTTCCTGTTCTCGTTACCCATCTAGAAGTAGTCATACCAGTAGCCAGTCCTCTGGCTCTAGACGACAACTTAGGCGAAATAATGCTCGTAGGGGACGTCACAGGTCCTCCACCAGTTCTTCGTCCTCCAGATCATCCCACTCCTCCAACAGCAGCCCTCGGACCCGTCCCAGGTCCCGGTCACACCCGCGCTGCCACAGAGCCTCCTCCAGCTCACGCTGCTGCCGTCAACATCAACAGGCCCGTGGACATAGGCGCCACCGCTCACCATCACGCAGTTACAGGGCTCACTCACGCTCCTACAGCCCTTCCTCTTCCCCAGACAGGCCAAACCGCCACAGTTCCCGCTCCAGGTCAGCCAGCTGGAGCAGGGTTCATAGGGGGTTTGTGGGCAGGTACAAGTGCAGGTTTTCTGGATCACCCAACAGAAGCCACAAGACCAACACGAGCCGCTCCACATCTTCAGGACGCTCATTTGTCAGCCTCCGTATAGAGA AAAAGGGGGGACTCAGGACTACGAATGCCACCCAGGCACTGGGGATGGAGCAACTGGACCTTCCTGGGAGTGTGACTCCCATCCTGGAGGAGCAGCAACTGAAAACCGGACTAGCCACACCAGAACCAGAGGAACGGGTGAGACCAGAGCCACTCCCTCAAAAGAGTCTATCACAG TGCCAATGCAAGTCCAGTAGCAGGAATGGATTGTTTTGTCCAGCAATG CAGAGTCTCCCTCCTACTCTCTGA
- the rsrp1 gene encoding arginine/serine-rich protein 1 isoform X3 — protein MHTKKTDRKDSHVQMSQAPLSEGLNLIFDQDAQSSSSCSRYPSRSSHTSSQSSGSRRQLRRNNARRGRHRSSTSSSSSRSSHSSNSSPRTRPRSRSHPRCHRASSSSRCCRQHQQARGHRRHRSPSRSYRAHSRSYSPSSSPDRPNRHSSRSRSASWSRVHRGFVGRYKCRFSGSPNRSHKTNTSRSTSSGRSFVSLRIEKKGGLRTTNATQALGMEQLDLPGSVTPILEEQQLKTGLATPEPEERVRPEPLPQKSLSQCQCKSSSRNGLFCPAMSLPPTL, from the exons ATGCACACCAAGAAGACCGACAGGAAGGATTCACATGTTCAAATGTCCCAGGCCCCTCTGAGTGAAGGGCTAAATTTGATCTTTGATCAGGATGCCCAATCCAGCTCTTCCTGTTCTCGTTACCCATCTAGAAGTAGTCATACCAGTAGCCAGTCCTCTGGCTCTAGACGACAACTTAGGCGAAATAATGCTCGTAGGGGACGTCACAGGTCCTCCACCAGTTCTTCGTCCTCCAGATCATCCCACTCCTCCAACAGCAGCCCTCGGACCCGTCCCAGGTCCCGGTCACACCCGCGCTGCCACAGAGCCTCCTCCAGCTCACGCTGCTGCCGTCAACATCAACAGGCCCGTGGACATAGGCGCCACCGCTCACCATCACGCAGTTACAGGGCTCACTCACGCTCCTACAGCCCTTCCTCTTCCCCAGACAGGCCAAACCGCCACAGTTCCCGCTCCAGGTCAGCCAGCTGGAGCAGGGTTCATAGGGGGTTTGTGGGCAGGTACAAGTGCAGGTTTTCTGGATCACCCAACAGAAGCCACAAGACCAACACGAGCCGCTCCACATCTTCAGGACGCTCATTTGTCAGCCTCCGTATAGAGA AAAAGGGGGGACTCAGGACTACGAATGCCACCCAGGCACTGGGGATGGAGCAACTGGACCTTCCTGGGAGTGTGACTCCCATCCTGGAGGAGCAGCAACTGAAAACCGGACTAGCCACACCAGAACCAGAGGAACGGGTGAGACCAGAGCCACTCCCTCAAAAGAGTCTATCACAG TGCCAATGCAAGTCCAGTAGCAGGAATGGATTGTTTTGTCCAGCAATG AGTCTCCCTCCTACTCTCTGA
- the rsrp1 gene encoding arginine/serine-rich protein 1 isoform X1, whose product MHTKKTDRKDSHVQMSQAPLSEGLNLIFDQDAQSSSSCSRYPSRSSHTSSQSSGSRRQLRRNNARRGRHRSSTSSSSSRSSHSSNSSPRTRPRSRSHPRCHRASSSSRCCRQHQQARGHRRHRSPSRSYRAHSRSYSPSSSPDRPNRHSSRSRSASWSRVHRGFVGRYKCRFSGSPNRSHKTNTSRSTSSGRSFVSLRIEKKGGLRTTNATQALGMEQLDLPGSVTPILEEQQLKTGLATPEPEERVRPEPLPQKSLSQQNSDIEPEDAPSPNMSPKKKMISFSIHNSVAKPTSIVASTTSKVAHRVENYTASRNPFGHWVPVRKTVQSSFSRILLKH is encoded by the exons ATGCACACCAAGAAGACCGACAGGAAGGATTCACATGTTCAAATGTCCCAGGCCCCTCTGAGTGAAGGGCTAAATTTGATCTTTGATCAGGATGCCCAATCCAGCTCTTCCTGTTCTCGTTACCCATCTAGAAGTAGTCATACCAGTAGCCAGTCCTCTGGCTCTAGACGACAACTTAGGCGAAATAATGCTCGTAGGGGACGTCACAGGTCCTCCACCAGTTCTTCGTCCTCCAGATCATCCCACTCCTCCAACAGCAGCCCTCGGACCCGTCCCAGGTCCCGGTCACACCCGCGCTGCCACAGAGCCTCCTCCAGCTCACGCTGCTGCCGTCAACATCAACAGGCCCGTGGACATAGGCGCCACCGCTCACCATCACGCAGTTACAGGGCTCACTCACGCTCCTACAGCCCTTCCTCTTCCCCAGACAGGCCAAACCGCCACAGTTCCCGCTCCAGGTCAGCCAGCTGGAGCAGGGTTCATAGGGGGTTTGTGGGCAGGTACAAGTGCAGGTTTTCTGGATCACCCAACAGAAGCCACAAGACCAACACGAGCCGCTCCACATCTTCAGGACGCTCATTTGTCAGCCTCCGTATAGAGA AAAAGGGGGGACTCAGGACTACGAATGCCACCCAGGCACTGGGGATGGAGCAACTGGACCTTCCTGGGAGTGTGACTCCCATCCTGGAGGAGCAGCAACTGAAAACCGGACTAGCCACACCAGAACCAGAGGAACGGGTGAGACCAGAGCCACTCCCTCAAAAGAGTCTATCACAG CAGAACAGTGACATAGAGCCTGAGGATGCACCAAGCCCTAATATGTCTCCCAAGAAAAAGATGATCTCATTCAGTATTCAT AATTCAGTGGCCAAGCCCACATCCATTGTTGCTTCCACCACATCAAAGGTAGCACACAGAGTGGAGAACTACACAGCGAGCAGGAACCCCTTTGGTCACTGGGTCCCAGTCAGAAAAACGGTCCAATCCTCCTTTTCTCGCATTTTGCTCAAACACTAA